One Chordicoccus furentiruminis DNA window includes the following coding sequences:
- a CDS encoding M20/M25/M40 family metallo-hydrolase has protein sequence MRETVREFVSDNYEDTLKLLKRLAAIPAPSGREGERAAFILQFLMEEGAGDCWIDETGNVIVRMPGNDEEEKNFSVFAAHMDIVFPDTRPLTVYEDDTSLSAPGIGDDTANLVNLLMTVRFFLRHRELIRPHGLMFVANTGEEGDGNLAGTKGLFRSFGSRIRDFTSLDLYLGTLVEEAVGSSRYRIHLHTAGGHSLHDFGRMSALKAAADLVERFYGMQLPPEGLATYNVGTLYGGTSINAIASDAELTYEFRYDRESVRDYMTRQLEEALRSVEHGDVRVNCTGTGFRPCTTDRITPGMREFRSAAERTVGSVLKKNVQPVAASTDANIPLSMGIPAVAFGTVSGAGLHTRDEWIDKASLMTGQELAIRFALDRSGVI, from the coding sequence ATGCGAGAGACAGTCAGAGAGTTTGTTTCCGACAATTACGAAGATACGCTGAAGCTGCTGAAGCGTCTGGCGGCGATTCCCGCGCCATCCGGAAGAGAGGGAGAGCGGGCCGCTTTCATACTTCAGTTCCTGATGGAGGAAGGGGCGGGAGACTGCTGGATCGACGAGACAGGAAACGTCATCGTCAGAATGCCGGGAAATGACGAGGAAGAGAAGAATTTCTCCGTTTTTGCCGCCCATATGGATATCGTGTTTCCGGATACGCGTCCGCTGACCGTTTACGAGGACGATACGTCTCTCAGCGCACCCGGCATCGGGGACGATACGGCGAATCTTGTCAATCTGCTGATGACCGTGAGGTTTTTCCTTCGGCACAGGGAACTGATCCGTCCGCACGGTCTGATGTTCGTCGCCAATACAGGCGAGGAAGGGGACGGCAATCTTGCCGGGACAAAGGGCCTTTTCCGCTCATTCGGGAGCCGGATCCGTGATTTCACCTCCCTCGATCTTTATCTCGGCACGCTGGTGGAGGAAGCGGTCGGGTCCAGCCGCTACCGGATTCATCTCCATACGGCGGGCGGCCACTCCCTTCACGATTTCGGCAGGATGAGCGCACTCAAGGCGGCGGCGGATCTTGTCGAGCGGTTCTACGGTATGCAGCTTCCGCCGGAAGGTCTTGCGACCTACAATGTGGGAACGCTTTACGGCGGTACGTCGATCAACGCGATCGCGTCCGACGCGGAGCTGACGTACGAGTTCCGCTATGATCGCGAGTCCGTGAGGGATTATATGACAAGGCAGCTGGAGGAAGCTCTGCGGTCCGTTGAACACGGTGACGTCCGCGTGAACTGCACCGGAACAGGGTTCCGTCCGTGCACAACCGACCGGATCACGCCCGGGATGCGCGAATTCCGGTCTGCCGCGGAGCGGACCGTCGGTTCGGTCCTGAAGAAAAACGTACAGCCGGTGGCCGCTTCCACGGATGCCAACATCCCGCTGTCGATGGGGATACCGGCTGTTGCCTTCGGAACGGTATCGGGTGCCGGACTTCATACCCGGGATGAGTGGATCGACAAGGCAAGTCTGATGACCGGCCAGGAGCTGGCGATCCGGTTTGCGCTGGATCGAAGCGGAGTCATTTGA
- a CDS encoding YfhO family protein, whose product MTDQVEVNTEPVRRTGSGARRRRTGLTEDAGRYALYAFLINLAAAAIAFGGYIIYYRGLFSVAGDFNVQQIPFAMYANDAIKSGNVVWDWSLDLGSNFIGGMTFYLLGNPSFWISLLFPSKAFIYIVGWLYVLKYGLAGLTSYLWIRRFVKHPSNAVIASTMYAFSGFMNENLLFYHFHDVVVLFPLLLIGFDELMEKRKHGFFIGAVVLNLLVNYFFFPGDVLFLGAYYILRYVVLDGKKAWRRLPEILLDGALGCGITMVLMLPAAIFVLQNPRVSFDYVGSNSLVFGLERYLFILKALIFPGEVMSDQSAVINHNFSSCAAYIPMIGLIYTIAFLRMNRKHWLTRMLKWCLVMAVVPILNASFSMFAGLYHRWYYMPVLLFALSGAYVLEQLEMEDGVWASPTPAERAVHAGSVIWAVIVAGFLVFLVFVPWSSSEKSKIYRDDVFFAWSMVAVAGVILTWVLSTQVRRHRRLLIEIGILAFSIGTLASLIHLYHVANGEEADGLEDRLVTSADFGLDTTSYRYSNRDNPETLTHGYSASANFCSTVSGSIFRLYEALGLSRDVKSPEAPVGFNNLISARYSYETSRPEEGEKPVRTVKGRSRTYYLYENEDIPPIGFTYDTYMTASEFSETATATRAILMLKTLVIPDDQEAEVSQVLRHYDEAADGSATEADLTEISRLHLAECTSSAVRTTSTYTAELHAAAETYAFFSIPDDSGWSATVNGRKTEIVDINGFMAVRISAGDNTIVFSYTVPGLRAGAAVSAVSLTAAAIWIGLTRRRRLKAA is encoded by the coding sequence ATGACGGATCAGGTGGAAGTAAATACGGAACCGGTGCGCCGGACCGGATCCGGCGCCCGGCGCAGACGGACAGGCCTGACGGAGGACGCCGGAAGGTACGCGCTGTATGCCTTTCTGATTAATCTTGCGGCAGCGGCGATTGCATTCGGCGGCTATATCATCTATTACCGCGGACTGTTCAGCGTTGCGGGTGATTTCAACGTGCAGCAGATCCCGTTCGCGATGTATGCCAACGACGCGATCAAGTCCGGGAATGTAGTCTGGGACTGGAGCCTTGATCTCGGATCGAACTTCATCGGCGGGATGACGTTCTATCTTCTGGGCAACCCATCCTTCTGGATTTCCCTCCTGTTTCCTTCAAAGGCATTTATCTACATTGTAGGCTGGCTGTATGTTCTGAAATACGGCCTGGCGGGACTTACCTCTTATCTCTGGATCCGCCGGTTCGTGAAGCATCCTTCCAACGCGGTGATCGCCTCCACGATGTACGCGTTCAGCGGATTCATGAACGAGAACCTGCTTTTCTACCACTTTCACGATGTGGTCGTTCTGTTTCCCCTTCTGCTCATCGGCTTCGACGAGCTGATGGAAAAACGGAAACACGGCTTCTTTATCGGGGCTGTGGTACTCAATCTTCTGGTGAACTATTTCTTCTTCCCGGGAGACGTGCTTTTCCTCGGCGCCTACTATATTCTTCGCTATGTTGTGCTGGACGGGAAGAAGGCGTGGAGGCGGCTTCCGGAGATTCTGCTGGACGGTGCGCTCGGCTGCGGGATCACGATGGTACTCATGCTGCCGGCGGCGATTTTTGTTCTGCAGAATCCGAGGGTCAGCTTTGATTATGTGGGAAGCAATTCGCTGGTCTTCGGCCTGGAGCGATATCTGTTTATTCTGAAGGCGCTGATCTTTCCCGGCGAGGTGATGTCAGACCAGAGCGCGGTGATCAACCACAATTTCTCTTCCTGCGCGGCCTACATTCCGATGATCGGTCTGATTTACACGATCGCCTTTCTCCGGATGAACCGGAAGCACTGGCTCACGCGGATGCTGAAGTGGTGTCTGGTGATGGCGGTAGTGCCGATTCTGAATGCGAGCTTCTCGATGTTCGCAGGCCTGTATCACCGCTGGTACTATATGCCGGTGCTTCTTTTTGCTCTCTCCGGCGCGTATGTGCTGGAGCAGCTGGAGATGGAGGACGGCGTATGGGCCTCCCCGACTCCGGCGGAACGGGCTGTGCACGCGGGCTCTGTTATCTGGGCCGTCATTGTGGCCGGATTCCTTGTCTTCCTCGTCTTTGTGCCTTGGAGCTCAAGTGAGAAGAGCAAGATTTACCGCGATGACGTGTTCTTCGCGTGGTCTATGGTCGCGGTGGCCGGCGTCATCCTGACATGGGTCCTGTCCACGCAGGTCCGCAGGCACCGGCGGCTGCTGATCGAGATCGGCATTCTTGCTTTCAGCATCGGCACGCTGGCGTCACTGATCCATCTCTATCATGTCGCGAACGGGGAGGAGGCCGACGGACTCGAGGACCGGCTTGTGACATCGGCTGACTTCGGTCTTGATACCACGTCGTACCGGTATTCAAACCGCGACAATCCGGAGACACTGACCCACGGATATTCCGCCAGCGCGAATTTCTGCAGCACGGTGTCCGGATCCATCTTCCGTCTGTATGAGGCACTCGGGCTGTCGAGGGACGTGAAATCACCGGAGGCGCCGGTCGGCTTTAACAATCTGATCTCGGCCCGCTACTCTTACGAAACATCGAGGCCGGAGGAAGGGGAGAAGCCGGTACGGACGGTGAAGGGCAGGAGCCGGACGTATTATCTCTATGAAAACGAAGATATACCGCCGATCGGCTTCACTTATGACACCTATATGACTGCGTCTGAATTCTCGGAAACGGCGACCGCGACGCGGGCGATCCTGATGCTGAAGACGCTGGTCATCCCCGATGACCAGGAAGCCGAGGTCAGTCAGGTGCTGCGCCATTACGATGAGGCGGCGGACGGAAGCGCCACGGAGGCGGATCTCACCGAGATCAGCCGTTTGCATCTCGCGGAGTGCACTTCCTCCGCGGTCCGTACGACCTCCACTTATACGGCGGAGCTTCACGCGGCCGCAGAAACCTACGCCTTCTTCTCGATTCCGGATGATTCGGGCTGGAGCGCGACGGTGAACGGCCGGAAGACGGAGATCGTCGATATCAACGGATTTATGGCCGTACGGATCTCCGCCGGCGACAACACGATCGTTTTTTCGTATACGGTTCCGGGTCTTCGGGCCGGCGCAGCCGTTTCAGCGGTGAGTCTGACCGCCGCGGCGATCTGGATCGGACTGACGCGCCGGCGCCGTCTCAAAGCGGCCTGA
- a CDS encoding ABC-F family ATP-binding cassette domain-containing protein: MIEAVNVTYRVGKKALFEDVNIKFTEGNCYGLIGANGAGKSTFLKILSGRLETTSGSIVVTPGDRISFLEQDHFKYDDYDVLDTVIMGNRRLYEIMKEKDAIYAKEDFSDEDGIRASELEGEFAEMNGWEAEADAESLLNGLGIDGELHHRQMGTLDGPQKVKVLLAQALFGNPDILLLDEPTNHLDMDAIDWLEEFLIGFENTVIVVSHDRYFLNKVCTQTADIDYGKIRLYAGNYDFWFESSQLLIRQMKEQNRKKEEQIRELKEFIARFSANASKSKQATSRKRALEKIQLDTMVPSSRKYPYIDFRPDREIGNDVLFVEHLTKTIDGETIFKDLNFTVNRTDKIAFVGGNERARTVLFQILAGRMEPDEGYYKWGITTSQAYFPKDYNDEFDNDLTIADWLTQYSENKDTTYVRSFLGRMLFAGEDGVKRVRVLSGGEKVRCMLSKMMISGANVLIFDEPTNHLDMEAITALNNGMTKFPGVILFASHDHQIVETTANRIIEFLPDGSIIDKVGTYDEYLASDVMARKRQVYVTSEDEEQDD; encoded by the coding sequence ATGATCGAAGCAGTCAATGTCACCTACAGAGTCGGCAAAAAGGCTTTATTCGAGGACGTCAACATCAAATTCACGGAGGGAAACTGCTACGGGCTGATCGGAGCCAACGGAGCGGGAAAGTCCACCTTCCTGAAAATTCTTTCGGGAAGACTCGAGACGACAAGCGGCAGCATCGTTGTGACACCCGGTGACCGGATCTCCTTTCTGGAGCAGGACCATTTCAAATACGATGACTACGATGTGCTTGACACTGTCATTATGGGAAACCGCCGCCTCTACGAGATCATGAAGGAGAAGGACGCGATCTACGCGAAGGAGGACTTTTCGGATGAGGACGGAATCCGTGCGTCTGAGCTGGAGGGAGAATTCGCCGAGATGAACGGCTGGGAGGCGGAGGCCGACGCAGAGTCTCTGCTGAACGGACTCGGCATCGACGGGGAGCTGCATCACAGACAGATGGGAACTCTTGACGGTCCGCAGAAGGTCAAGGTCCTTCTTGCGCAGGCTCTCTTCGGCAATCCGGATATCCTGCTGCTGGATGAACCGACGAACCATCTGGATATGGATGCCATCGACTGGCTTGAGGAGTTCCTGATCGGTTTCGAGAACACCGTGATCGTTGTGTCCCATGACCGCTATTTTCTGAACAAGGTCTGCACGCAGACGGCCGATATCGATTACGGGAAGATCCGGCTCTATGCCGGAAACTATGACTTCTGGTTCGAATCCTCTCAGCTTCTGATCCGCCAGATGAAGGAGCAGAACCGGAAGAAGGAAGAGCAGATCAGGGAACTGAAGGAGTTCATCGCCCGGTTCTCGGCCAACGCCTCAAAATCGAAGCAGGCGACCTCGAGAAAGAGAGCTCTGGAGAAGATTCAGCTTGATACCATGGTCCCTTCCTCGAGAAAGTATCCCTACATCGATTTTCGTCCGGACCGGGAGATCGGCAACGACGTGCTCTTCGTGGAGCATCTGACCAAGACCATCGACGGAGAGACGATCTTTAAGGATCTGAACTTCACCGTGAACCGTACGGACAAGATCGCTTTCGTCGGAGGCAATGAGAGAGCGAGGACCGTCCTCTTCCAGATTCTGGCAGGAAGGATGGAGCCGGACGAGGGATACTACAAGTGGGGCATTACCACGTCGCAGGCGTACTTCCCCAAGGATTACAACGATGAGTTCGACAATGACCTGACGATTGCGGACTGGCTGACCCAGTATTCCGAGAACAAGGACACCACGTATGTGCGGAGCTTCCTCGGCCGCATGCTGTTTGCCGGTGAGGACGGGGTGAAGCGCGTGCGGGTCCTCTCCGGAGGGGAGAAGGTCCGCTGCATGCTGTCGAAGATGATGATCTCCGGCGCGAACGTCCTGATTTTCGATGAGCCGACCAATCACCTGGATATGGAGGCGATCACGGCTCTCAACAACGGGATGACGAAGTTCCCGGGTGTGATTCTCTTCGCCTCTCATGACCATCAGATAGTCGAGACGACGGCGAACCGGATCATCGAATTCCTTCCTGACGGATCGATCATCGATAAGGTCGGAACGTATGATGAGTATCTTGCCTCTGACGTAATGGCAAGAAAGCGTCAGGTTTATGTAACCAGCGAAGACGAGGAACAGGACGACTGA